The stretch of DNA CTCAGGAGCGTCGCCGGTTTCGCGTGGTTTTCCGCGGGCTTCCCGCTGCGCCCGCTCCCCGACCAGCCGTGTGGACGCGCCTCCCTGCGCGGTACTGCAGCCCGGCGTTCGCGCGCCGGCTCCGGCCCCTCCGGCGCACGCGTGGTCCCCGGGAGCCGCGTGGCGGTGCGCAGGGCGCGGGTCTCGGCGGCAGCGGGCGAGCGCCGGGACCGCGGGTGAGGTGAGCGATCCCCTCCGGCGGGGGCGAGGgtgggggcgggggcggggggtgcctcctgcccgctggccgcccggggctgccgggccggGAAGCTGCGAAGCGGCCACCGCGGCAGGCTCCCGGTCCGCCGGAGGCGAGCCGGGCCAGGGCAGCGCCGGGGAGTTCCCCGAGAGCCGCCggtagaagggaagaggggacggAGGCGCGCACCCCCCAGGCGCGGCCAGCGGGCGCCTCCCCGAGTCGCCAgagctcccccggccccgctcggcccgtgcggctgcccccagctccagcccctcccctgaagcctgtgctgtggccgcaggcagcccccgagCCCTGTCGTGAGGGCAGCAAGCCGGCCCTGCGGTGTTCTCGAGTCTCCCTCAACGTGGGTGCCGCTAGCAGCGGCGCGGGGAACGAGCGGCGTCTGCGGAAGCCCCTGCGGAAGGAGGGGGCTCCGGCCAGGGTCGAGCTGCGGTAATAACGgtcactgctgcctctttccctctcccagaggccaCGCTGTGGGTGCGGTTGTCCGTTCGTCCCCCGGGGATGCCGttgaaagcagcagcctcaggcttgcgtgggctgtctctgcctggcctccctcTCCTCGCGGCGCGGGAGCGCAGAGGGACAGGCGGAGCGCTtactggctgtgggcaggagctggtgaAGCTGGAGAGGCCACAGAAGGGTAAAGAAGAAGAAACGGAAGGCCGACTGGCCGGCAGCTGCCTCCCgctgcaggcaagagagagcCTGCCTCTCCGGGTGTGGAAGGATCCCTCCTCGTAGTCCACAGCAGGTCAGACCGCCAGGGTCCGTATGCATGACCGGCAGCGGGGTACGGCCACGTAGCGAGCGAGCGAGGCTACGTGTCTAGGAGGCCTCATCTCGTAAGAGCCGTGAGACACTCGCGTGTTCCGTTATGTGGAGGACAGCCAAGCGACTGGAgttacagaagaggaagggaggagagaaggagaaagaagcgTCTGAGCTGGCAAGGTCTCCTGGCAGCTCCAAGAGCGAGAGCTGTGGTGAGTCCTGGGCCCTCGGGGCCCTGTCGCTCCTCTTGTGCGTCCcggtccctccctccccctctcctggCCCCCTTGCTTTCCCATGCTGCTGTGAcgtttgggggttggtttggtttggggtttttttttggtgtgttttttttttttttttttttttgcttccctgtaCCTCTCCTCTTCTGGCTATTCTcttgtcctgctccctcttcctctccccctttctctctctcgtTCAACtgccccccttcctttttctctctgcgttcttgtcctgctccctctccctcttccccccccccccccccccccccccccatctttgTCCTGCAGCCAGtccctgttttttccttttcggTCTCCTTGTCCTGATCTGCATCCGCCTCTTTCCCCGCCTCCCAATTTCTCTGGCCCGTTCCCTGgtgttcttttcctctctgcgcCTGTACGTGCCGCTCTGTGTCCCTGCCTTCCTATCTCTCGTCTTCctactttctctttctctctctatccCTTTGTCTTGCTCgctgttgctgtttattttttgtcattctggATCTCACTGTCCCCGTCCTCCTTCCTGTTcatctcttgctctctctgacCCTTTGTGCTGCTTCCTGCCCCTTTTTTATtcaccctccctctctctgcagggctcctgATACTTCTCTTTCTAAATTCCCCAACCCCCTGTGCTTCTCGCGGTCTCTGGCTCTCTCTCTGGGGCGCGCGCTCTCGTTGTCATTGTTCTTGTCTGTCGCTCTGTCTTGCTTCCTGTCCCGTCGTTTCTCGCTGTATCCCTTTGTCCCGCTCCCTGCTTGTATTCGTATTCCTCTCTGTCCTGAGGACCGTCCCAGTTTTTTATCTGCGTGCTGGCGCTGTCCTGATTTGTCCTTCTCTGCCATGTTCCCTGtccctctttctgtctcttttcctctgtccctgctgcttatttctccatctctgtccagacccctgtcccttcccccccatcccgcccTGCTGTCCCtctgtcttgctttcttttgctactttttctgtctgtctttctctgcccCGTTCCCTCTCCAGTCTTTTCTAACTGtgtccccctgtccagctagctgtctcttctttcttttttctgttcctcagtacttttttcttttcccgtATCTCTCTCCCACTGCCCATCGcagttggttttttcccctctgatgCTGGCCTGCTCTTTGTCCcttttgtctctctctgtccttccgTCGTGCTCCCTGTGTCTATTTAATCCCttcatctctgtcctgcagcccgtcgcgatttttttttttctcttccgtCCCTTTGTCCTGCTCCCCGTCcttgtctctctttcccttggTTCTGCCTCccgtctttttttcctttctttctccatctctctgtcctgctccctatCCCTCGCGCGCGCTCTCTGTTTCTGCGTCCTTCTCCTTGCCTTTCCCCACGTTCTCTGTCTTGTTCcctctttggttttcttgttttccgGGTGGCTGGGCCCGGCTACCCGCGGGGGTGCTTCGGCTcgggggtttggggtgggggccTGGCCGTGCCGGCGATGGCGGGGAAATAAAGCCTGAAAGGGCAATCGCGAAGCGAcgccctgcctgtgctggggctgccccgcagAGGCGTGGGGCCGGGCCCTCCGCAGGTCGCGGGCACTCCCCAAAACTGCGCGTGGGGCCCCGGGGGTgcggggctgtggggtggctACGCTCGGCGTCGCCCGTGGGCGCTGCAGGGTCAGAAATGGAGAACAAGTTTTCTGTTCCCGGGGCTTGACGACAGGCTCGCGCGGCTGATTTTGGGGCTCGGAAACAGACCGAGCTGCGCGGCTTTGGGCCCAGAAACAGAGGTCCGGCCCTGCGTTTTTGGGCCTTGAGAACAGGCTCGGCAGCCGGGGTTTTTGGCTCCCAAAGGGGCCCCGAGTCCGCTGGCGTGGGGGCCAAAAGCGGAAGCCGGCGTGGCTGGTTTGGCAGGCGGGTGGGAGGGTgttgggggctgcggggggaagcagggggtgggcagggtgcgTGGACCCTCCCCGGAGATGGGGGTCTGGTGGCGTCGGACGCCGAAGTTCGGGAGGCCGGCGCGCAGCAGGCCGCACTCAACTTCTGCGATGGTCTGTGGGGGGAAAGGCGCTTTTCAGACCCCACGTGCCCTCTTTGAgtccagctcttctttctgcGCTGCTCAGAATAGTTGTTCAGTAATTAATCGCCCGAACTAACGACTATTTATACGGCGTGTAACTCTGATGTTTAATCCCAATGCTCCAGTTTTGACAGCAGTTGATATACAACCTTGTGGAAAGGCCAGACCGTTGCACGTAGCTGGAGCTTgtaaggagaagcagctgaaatcagCCGGAGCTTCAGCGCGGAGCTGGGGCTTCAGCGAGCCAGAACTGTAGCAAGCGGGAGCTGGAACGAGGCGGGGTGTCCGCTGTCTGGAGCGTGCATTAGCCAGAGGCGAAAGTACCTGCGGCTGTAACGAGCAGGAGCCGTGATTAGCTGGAGCGTCCGTCGGCCGGACCGCGCTCCCAGCACGGCCGAAGGGCGGccgggcgcaggcagggctgtccgCAGCAAGCAGCTCCGAGCAGCAGGGAGGCGAGCCGTCCTTCTGCCGGCGGGGAGCCCGGCCTCTTCCCTCGGGGATGCAATCCACGCCACGCTCCTCTCTCTGCGTGGAGGGTCTCGCCCGGTCCGTTCCCCCCATTGTGCGGCCCTTGGGCTTCCACCTCCGCCacctgccttccctccctgctccccggAACCGGCTCCCTGCGCCCCGCCATTCTCCCCGGGCCGCCTGCCTGCCCCTCGCTCCCATCCGCCCCATTCCAATGCCTCCTGCCCCACCCCAACACCTCCTGCCGCCATCTTGTGACAACAGGCAGCGGCACCGCCATGGCCAAGGTGGCGCAGGCTGGGCTGAGCCCCACCGCCCAGTGCAggctccctggggctgcccgaggcgctgcagcctggcaggatGGGGCTGAGGCTGCGGCAGGGTGGTGGCCGGCGGCCATCGGGGCCTCTTCGTGCCTGATGCAACTGGCTGTTGGTGTTGCTAGTGCTGGAGccttcccagctccctcctcttcctcctcctcctcccgccggccCGTGGCACCTGCCCAGCTGCCGGCCAGGTGCAGCTTGGCCCCTCCCCGGGGTCAGGTGCCAGCATGCAGAGCCCCAGGATGcggctgctggtgctggcatCTCCCTGGGGCACGGGGTGTGCCAGGATGGGGCTCCCCAGGAGCCTGGATGGGCAGCAGCGAGGGGCGGGCTGGGCAAGGACCTGCACAGCCAGGATAGATGGACACCTGGCACCCACCTGCCCATGGCAAATGGGACACCCCCAGGATCCACAGAGGCAGGTCAGACGGACACcctggacagacagacagccaGGACCCTGATACCCAGGACAGACAGATACCTGGCACCCACCTGcccaggacagacagacaccccCAGGACCCACAGAGGCCGGTCATACGGACACCCAGGACAGACGGACAGCTGTGCCTCAGAGCCAGCAGGGGTGGGGCCTGGCCCACGGGGGAGCCCTGGCCATGTGGGGCCAGGGGGGCGGAACCCTGGGGGCATGCCCCACCCCTCCCACTGCCTATTTGCATAgggggcagaggcagcacagTTGAGGGTCTATTTACATAGGGGGTGGGGACAAATCTGCATTTGGCGCGGGACAGCACTGTGCTGGGACCCACCGCCTGGCCCTGGCTATCATCTTCCCCCTACActaacccccccccgccccaccagTCCCCCTGGAGCCTTCCTCCCCCACGCCAACACCACAGGAGAGGcgtggtttggggtttgttttttttttttttgtaaaaaatggTTTAtcctttacatttttgtatAAAACCCAGGGGAGCAGCCGAGCCCCtcgccccccccaccccgactGCTGCCGCCTGGCAAGATACAACTTTGTGTCAAACTTTAAATCTAAAGCCCATACCAATGTTTTCTCCTCTCTACAGTCAATTGTCTATGCTCCTCCTTTGAActatgacttaaaaaaaattccacatatCCCCAAGATTTCTTCTGTCCCAGGTACAGTACAATGACGGGAGGGAGGcggctgctttttttttttttttttcctcctctctacaccattttttgttgtcccttcTTCCCAGTCAGAGACTTGTGGATGTGGGGGATGACacctgcagagagaagaggaggattCCCATCAGATACTTCCCAAAAAGCTCCAAGAAAATCTCGATTCCCAGCGGAGTTTTGTGATAACCCAGCACAAACCCTTCCTTCCAGTCGGATCTGGGGAAGCAGTGAGCCGCCAGTATTTATGCCAAATTTCCGTGTgtcttcctgtattttttccccccctcttctcACTAAAATTCCCAGTTAGGGACAGGAACGAGGGAAGGGGGCAGCAAGGACGATATCCACCTCCACCGGCAATGGTGGCTTTGATCAGGGAATCCAACTCTTCATCGCCATGGATCGCCAGCTGCAAGTGACGGGGAGTGATCCGCTTGACTTTGAGATCCTTCGAAGCATTCCCCGCCAGCTCCAGCACCTGCTGAGAAATCGGGAAGACACTCGGGATCCCGAGGGAcgcaggatttttttttttttttaatttattttatttatattttgttttggtttggtttttttaaacgGAGGAAGGCAAAGCGTGGGGACCTACCTCGGCAGTGAGGTACTCGAGGATGGCAGCGCTGTAGACAGCAGCGGTGGCACCCACTCGCCTGTGACTGGTGGTGCGAGTCTTCAGATGTCTGTGGATCCGGCCCACCGGGAACTGGGGTGGGAGCAATCAACACCTCCTTAACACCTATAGCCCCCCTATATGCCATAGGCCCCAAGCGACTCCCCACCCTGCATGTCTACGGCTTCCAGGAGCTCCTAGAATGACGTTAATGACATTAACGTGAGTTTTAACGAGAGCACAGCTGAGGGAGACACAAAGCCAGatcctcctcacacttttccccatGGGATTCCATCATAATTATTCAAATTAATCCTCACACCCTCTCTGTAGGAGACACGGATCCTGCCCAAGtcaggacacagctgggagCAAACAGCCCCTGCGGTTCTCGTCCCTCCATGATGACGACACAAATCATAAAACATTAAGTTTTtacccaaaaagaaaaataaaaaaagagggtCTGGGGCAACCTGCCCACCAGGAAGTGGAGGTTTTACTCAGAAATTCATGTTTTATGATGAGATCGGGGAACCAGCGGGCGCCACTGTGCCTCACCTGCAGCCCGGCTCTCTGTGAGCACGACACCGCCTTCGCCTTGGCCTTCCCGCTGTCCTTCCCTGCCTTACCACCAGCCTGCAAGAGAGAAACACACCTATCAATTAGTCTTAATTAAGCCAGAGAGACCTGCTGCACTGTCATCCAGAGGCAAGCATGCTCTCTGCCGCTGCAGGAAACTTGTGGCCTCTCGAACAACCCA from Aquila chrysaetos chrysaetos unplaced genomic scaffold, bAquChr1.4, whole genome shotgun sequence encodes:
- the LOC115338097 gene encoding tRNA (guanine-N(7)-)-methyltransferase-like isoform X1, whose amino-acid sequence is MIHSPFHEGQKQIMDFRLNNSILSLEEISLVASMGGGAGPVAGLRNRPAGSRGKTPRRTAGSVSDARSGSGAAPCRSCTERAGGSAGTAAAPAWGWAETEAASPRGQAAGRAASRGMPGAVVFADSAAGQQRGSRARRSPRCRRRGPRSPTGSDSGASPVSRGFPRASRCARSPTSRVDAPPCAVLQPGVRAPAPAPPAHAWSPGAAWRCAGRGSRRQRASAGTAEATLWVRLSVRPPGMPLKAAASGLRGLSLPGLPLLAARERRGTGGALTGCGQELVKLERPQKGKEEETEGRLAGSCLPLQARESLPLRVWKDPSS
- the LOC115338097 gene encoding tRNA (guanine-N(7)-)-methyltransferase-like isoform X2, which encodes MGGGAGPVAGLRNRPAGSRGKTPRRTAGSVSDARSGSGAAPCRSCTERAGGSAGTAAAPAWGWAETEAASPRGQAAGRAASRGMPGAVVFADSAAGQQRGSRARRSPRCRRRGPRSPTGSDSGASPVSRGFPRASRCARSPTSRVDAPPCAVLQPGVRAPAPAPPAHAWSPGAAWRCAGRGSRRQRASAGTAEATLWVRLSVRPPGMPLKAAASGLRGLSLPGLPLLAARERRGTGGALTGCGQELVKLERPQKGKEEETEGRLAGSCLPLQARESLPLRVWKDPSS
- the LOC115338097 gene encoding uncharacterized protein LOC115338097 isoform X4 encodes the protein MPGAVVFADSAAGQQRGSRARRSPRCRRRGPRSPTGSDSGASPVSRGFPRASRCARSPTSRVDAPPCAVLQPGVRAPAPAPPAHAWSPGAAWRCAGRGSRRQRASAGTAEATLWVRLSVRPPGMPLKAAASGLRGLSLPGLPLLAARERRGTGGALTGCGQELVKLERPQKGKEEETEGRLAGSCLPLQARESLPLRVWKDPSS